In Bradyrhizobium erythrophlei, a single genomic region encodes these proteins:
- a CDS encoding MBL fold metallo-hydrolase encodes MHWRIGNVKITKVVELETVGHTRFILPLVGRDEIRALPWLIPHFATEEGQLKMSIHSLVIQTPTRRIVVDTGLGNDKQDRTIPTWNNRQGNFLGDLAKAGFPPDSIDTVLCTHLHVDHVGWNTRLVAGRWVPTFVNARYLFADIEYAYWRNHSTAPDKAAIFRDSVAPIVEAGKADLVAGDARICEEITLIPTPGHSPGHLSLHIRSAGEEGCLTGDVAHHPCQMAHLDWSSTADSDPRQSTQTRRELFSRFADREVLVIGGHFDAGHVKRDGDAFKFIAAA; translated from the coding sequence ATGCACTGGCGGATCGGCAACGTCAAGATCACCAAGGTCGTCGAACTGGAAACGGTCGGCCATACGCGGTTCATTTTGCCCTTGGTCGGCCGCGACGAAATCCGCGCACTACCGTGGCTGATCCCGCACTTCGCGACAGAAGAGGGCCAGCTGAAGATGTCGATCCATTCGCTGGTGATCCAGACGCCGACGCGGAGGATCGTGGTCGACACCGGCCTCGGCAACGACAAGCAGGACCGCACCATTCCCACCTGGAACAACCGGCAGGGGAATTTCCTCGGCGATCTAGCCAAAGCCGGCTTTCCGCCTGACAGCATCGACACCGTGCTGTGCACGCATCTGCATGTCGATCATGTCGGCTGGAATACGAGGCTCGTCGCCGGCCGCTGGGTGCCGACCTTCGTCAACGCGCGCTATCTGTTCGCCGACATTGAATACGCCTACTGGCGCAACCACTCGACGGCGCCGGACAAGGCGGCGATCTTCCGCGATTCCGTGGCGCCGATCGTCGAGGCCGGCAAGGCCGACCTGGTCGCGGGCGACGCCCGGATCTGCGAGGAGATCACCCTGATCCCGACGCCCGGCCACAGCCCCGGCCATCTCAGCCTGCACATCCGCTCGGCTGGCGAAGAGGGCTGCCTTACCGGCGACGTCGCCCACCACCCTTGCCAGATGGCCCATCTCGATTGGTCCTCGACCGCCGATTCCGATCCCCGCCAGTCGACCCAGACCCGGCGGGAGCTGTTTTCGCGCTTTGCCGACCGCGAGGTGCTGGTCATCGGCGGTCATTTCGACGCCGGCCACGTCAAGCGCGACGGGGATGCCTTCAAATTCATCGCGGCGGCCTAG
- a CDS encoding SDR family oxidoreductase — protein sequence MDLGIKGRRAIVCASSKGLGRACAMALAGEGVHVTLTARGAEALKKTADEIRNANPGVTVTEVAGDITAPEGRAAALKACPEPDILINNAGGPPPGDFRNWTRDDWIKAIDANMLTPIELIKATVDGMMARKFGRIVNITSAAVKAPIEVLGLSNGARAGLTGFVAGIARKTVINNVTINALLPGPFNTDRLRGAVAKAEAEKRGTTVEAMLAERAKLNPAGRFGEPDEFGLACAFLCAAKSGFITGQNILLDGGAFPGTL from the coding sequence GTGGATTTAGGCATCAAGGGCCGTCGCGCCATCGTCTGCGCATCGAGCAAGGGATTGGGACGCGCCTGCGCGATGGCGCTTGCCGGCGAAGGCGTGCATGTGACGCTGACGGCGCGCGGCGCCGAAGCGCTGAAGAAGACCGCCGATGAAATCCGCAACGCCAATCCGGGCGTGACCGTCACCGAGGTTGCCGGCGATATCACCGCGCCCGAGGGCCGCGCGGCCGCGCTGAAAGCCTGCCCCGAACCGGACATCCTGATCAACAATGCCGGCGGCCCGCCGCCCGGCGACTTCCGCAACTGGACCCGCGACGACTGGATCAAGGCGATCGACGCCAACATGCTGACGCCGATCGAGCTGATCAAGGCGACGGTGGACGGCATGATGGCGCGCAAGTTCGGCCGCATCGTCAACATCACCTCGGCTGCGGTGAAGGCGCCGATCGAGGTGCTGGGCCTGTCCAACGGCGCGCGCGCCGGCCTCACCGGATTCGTCGCAGGCATCGCCCGCAAGACCGTGATCAACAACGTCACCATCAATGCGCTGTTGCCGGGCCCCTTCAACACCGACCGGCTGCGCGGCGCCGTCGCCAAGGCCGAAGCCGAAAAGCGGGGGACCACGGTCGAGGCCATGCTGGCCGAACGCGCCAAGCTCAATCCGGCCGGCCGCTTCGGCGAACCGGACGAATTCGGCCTCGCATGCGCATTTCTCTGCGCGGCGAAATCCGGCTTCATCACCGGACAGAACATCCTGCTCGACGGCGGCGCCTTCCCCGGCACGCTTTAA
- a CDS encoding glutathione S-transferase family protein — protein sequence MKLTFSAASPFARKVRIAAIELGLIDKIELVPTSVAPATANDEYSKITPLKKLPVLILGDGSVILDSYVIVEYLDELAGGGKLIPASGPDRWKVKSDHSMLQGMLDSMLLCRYERMVRPKGLQWQGWSDDHWNRAWTGMARFNNKPDVLSRPLDIVQISLACVLGYADFRYPDCGWRKAYPNLDAFHKRMLERPSIKISLPPKA from the coding sequence ATGAAACTCACCTTCTCGGCAGCCTCTCCCTTCGCCCGCAAGGTTCGCATCGCCGCGATCGAACTTGGCCTGATCGACAAAATCGAACTGGTGCCGACCTCGGTGGCGCCGGCCACGGCCAATGACGAATATTCGAAGATTACGCCGCTGAAGAAACTGCCGGTGCTGATCCTCGGGGACGGCAGCGTGATCCTCGATTCCTACGTCATCGTCGAATATCTCGATGAACTCGCCGGCGGCGGCAAGTTGATCCCGGCGAGCGGACCGGATCGATGGAAGGTCAAGAGCGACCACTCCATGCTGCAAGGCATGCTCGATTCCATGCTGCTCTGCCGCTACGAACGGATGGTGCGGCCGAAGGGCTTGCAGTGGCAGGGCTGGTCCGACGATCACTGGAACCGGGCCTGGACAGGCATGGCGCGCTTCAACAACAAACCAGACGTGCTGTCGCGGCCGCTCGATATCGTGCAGATCTCGCTCGCCTGCGTGCTCGGCTACGCCGATTTCCGTTATCCCGACTGCGGCTGGCGCAAGGCCTATCCAAATCTCGACGCCTTCCATAAGCGGATGCTGGAGCGGCCTTCGATCAAAATCTCCCTGCCACCCAAAGCGTAA
- a CDS encoding MBL fold metallo-hydrolase, with amino-acid sequence MSLKFNAGDLSIHRIIEQETTFFPALELFPTLSPDLLAENRDWMRKSNAIDAGDVLILCFQSYVVRTPHHTILIDSCIGNDKQRPARPKWHQKTDDTYMRGLNAAGLAVEDIDFVMCTHLHVDHVGWNTRLEGGRWVPTFPKARYIFGKAEYDYWTEQNAKAEVPPFADSVLPVVEAKRADMVGHDFAIGDHLRILPTPGHTPGHIAFAMGKAKDDAVFVGDIMHSPIQLQHPELSPRFDVDPVQAAVTRKNFLERYCDTDTLCCTAHFPSPSTGKIRRKGGGFSCEAV; translated from the coding sequence ATGAGCCTGAAATTCAACGCCGGCGATCTCAGCATTCATCGCATCATCGAGCAGGAAACCACGTTCTTTCCCGCGCTCGAGCTGTTTCCGACGCTTTCGCCCGATTTGCTGGCCGAGAACCGGGACTGGATGCGCAAGTCGAACGCAATCGACGCCGGGGATGTCCTGATCCTCTGTTTCCAATCCTATGTCGTGCGCACGCCGCACCACACCATCCTGATCGACAGCTGCATCGGCAACGACAAGCAGCGGCCGGCGCGTCCGAAATGGCACCAGAAGACCGACGACACCTATATGCGCGGACTGAACGCCGCCGGTCTTGCGGTCGAGGACATCGATTTCGTGATGTGTACGCATCTGCATGTCGATCACGTCGGCTGGAATACCAGGCTTGAGGGTGGACGCTGGGTGCCGACCTTCCCGAAGGCGCGCTATATCTTCGGCAAGGCCGAGTATGACTACTGGACCGAGCAAAACGCCAAGGCCGAAGTACCGCCCTTTGCCGACAGCGTGCTGCCGGTGGTCGAGGCCAAGCGCGCCGACATGGTGGGCCATGACTTTGCCATCGGCGATCACCTGCGCATCCTGCCGACGCCGGGTCACACGCCGGGCCACATCGCCTTTGCGATGGGCAAGGCAAAGGACGATGCGGTCTTTGTCGGCGACATCATGCACTCGCCGATCCAGTTGCAGCATCCGGAATTGTCGCCGCGCTTCGACGTCGACCCGGTTCAGGCTGCGGTGACGCGGAAGAACTTCCTGGAGCGCTATTGCGACACCG
- a CDS encoding fumarylacetoacetate hydrolase family protein → MKLLRYGEKGKEKPGLLDKSGQIRDLSAHIPDLAGDALSPSSLAKIAALDPASLPAVSGKPRIGAAVGGSPKFLAIGLNYTDHANEVGLAIPTEPIVFMKANSSLCGPNDAVEKPRGSTKLDWEVEIAIIIGSRAKYISEADALNHVAGYSVCNDVSERFFQIERLGQWTKGKSHDTFGPLGPWMVTKDEIADVQKLPMWCDVNGKRCQTGSTATMIFGVKKIVSYLSEIMTLMPGDVIATGTPPGVGMGMKPPKFLNVGDVVTLGIEGLGEQRQEIVAA, encoded by the coding sequence ATGAAGCTTCTTCGCTATGGGGAAAAGGGTAAGGAAAAGCCCGGCCTGCTCGACAAATCGGGCCAGATCCGGGACCTGTCGGCGCATATTCCGGACCTCGCCGGAGACGCGCTTTCGCCGTCGTCGCTGGCCAAGATCGCTGCGCTCGACCCTGCTTCACTTCCTGCCGTCAGCGGCAAGCCGCGCATCGGAGCCGCGGTCGGCGGCTCGCCGAAATTCCTCGCCATCGGGCTGAATTACACCGATCACGCGAACGAGGTTGGCCTCGCGATCCCGACCGAGCCCATCGTTTTCATGAAGGCCAACAGCAGCCTGTGCGGCCCCAACGACGCGGTCGAAAAGCCGCGCGGTTCGACCAAGCTCGATTGGGAAGTCGAGATCGCGATCATCATCGGCAGTCGCGCCAAATACATCTCCGAAGCCGACGCGCTTAATCACGTCGCCGGCTACAGCGTCTGCAACGACGTGTCCGAGCGCTTCTTCCAGATCGAGCGCCTGGGACAATGGACCAAGGGCAAGTCGCACGACACCTTTGGCCCGCTTGGCCCATGGATGGTCACCAAGGACGAAATCGCCGACGTGCAGAAACTGCCGATGTGGTGCGACGTCAACGGCAAGCGCTGCCAGACCGGATCGACCGCGACCATGATCTTCGGCGTCAAGAAGATCGTGTCATACCTGTCGGAGATCATGACGCTGATGCCGGGCGACGTCATCGCCACCGGCACTCCGCCCGGCGTCGGCATGGGCATGAAGCCGCCGAAGTTCCTCAATGTCGGCGACGTCGTCACGCTCGGCATCGAAGGACTTGGCGAACAGCGCCAGGAAATCGTCGCGGCGTAA